The bacterium genome includes the window AGCCGGTTCTACCGTAACCAGAACACGGGCATTAAAAACAGGTTTAGGCACTTTAGGTTCGGGACGCTCCACAGCAGGCGCCGCTATGAGTGGCGGCACTACAGCTGCAGTTTCCGGCAAGGCCGGTGGTACTTTTTTAAAAAAGTGCCACACACTTAAAAGCGCTACCAACAAAACACCGGCAGCAACAATTGCCTCTTTCTTCCAGCTCAACCTACCCGGTTTGTCCTGCGCTTCAGACGGGTCCGACAAGTTTGATTTTACCAAAACCCGCGTTTTGCGCGACACATCGGCCACATCCAAGCGGGTTAAATCGTGAATAACGGTAGAGCGAGATTCTTCGCGGTGCTTTTTTGTTTTTTCCAATAATTCTGCGCCAAAGAGATCCTGCAAAAAATATTTAACTTCTAGCGAAGTTGATACATAGCGCTTCTCAAACTGGTATTCACGTAAATCACGGTATAAAAGACGCACACTAGCATAGCGATCATCAGGATTTTGAGCCAACGTTTTAAGGATGATAGATTTTAATTTGTCGTCAATACCGGCTTCATCTAAATATTTATGTTCAATAGCGCAATTGCGAACCGCATTTAATATTTCAATATCGTTAATCCCCTTAAATAAACGGTGCCCTGTGACTAATTCGTAAAAAATAATGCCTAAAGAAAAAATATCGCTGCGCGGGTCTACCGGATGGCCTTGCGCTTGCTCGGGAGACATGTAGGTAAATTTCCCCTTAAGCGTCCCCGCCGTGGTATCACCCGCCTTGCCCATAATTTTGGAAATACCAAAATCGGTAATTTTTACGTCACCATCTAAACTGATTAAAATATTCTGCGGTGAAATATCACGATGGACAATACCCAAACCATGGCTTTCACCATCCTTTTTTTCATGGGCGTACATAAGACCCATGCATATTTTTTCGATAATGTAGAGAGTAAGGGGAACGGGAATTTTTTGGCGCGTGATATCCAGTCGATTGGTGATTTTGCGCAAATCAAAACCATCTACAAATTCCAAAACTATGTAATAAATATTATCGTCGCGATTCAGTTCGTAAACCTGAACAATATTGGCGTGGTTTAAATGAACCAAAACCTTGGCTTCATCCACCAGCATTTTAATAAACTCATCATTTTCGGCCCAGTGCGGAAGAATTTTTTTGATAGCCACATCTTTAACAAAACCTTCCACCCCATGCAGCTTGGCACGATAAACCGTGGCCATCCCACCACTGGCAATAGTCTCCACCAGCAGATAACGACCCAAGGTTTCCAGCACTTTAAGCATATGTGTCATCTATCGCACAAGGACGCATAATATCAATCAAAACATGACAATATTGAGGTGATTTGTTTAATCTTTGCGCCCTTTAAAACCTTGGGTTACCAGGTAGGTTTCATCGGAGGTTTTACGGGTACTATCTAAATTGACTTGGGTAAAGCGCTCAAAATTGCGTTTCATATCCCTAATAATCTCAACCGCATCGGGTCCGGGGAAGATTTTACAGATAAAACCTCCCCCTTTTTGTAAGGCTAAAAAAGCAAAGTCCAAAGCAATGCGCACCAGCTCGTACGAGTCGGCCATATCCTTAAATTTAATGCCGGTAAGCTTGGGTGCCATGTCGCTTATCACCCAATGAGCCTTCCCGCCCAGGGTTTTAAGAGTCTGTTCTCGCACTTCTTTCTTAGTAAAATCCCCTTGTATATAAGCCACTTCTTGCCTTGGAGTAAAAGTAATAGGTGCATAGTCTACCCCCACCACTTTCACAACCCCCTGAACCTTAAATAAGGGAGCATCATTGAGTACTTTAAGCCACCCACCCGGAGCACAACCTAAATCGATGATGCTATTTCCCGTCTTTAAAATGCGATATTTTTTATTGAGTTCTATCAATTTATAAGCAGCTCTTGAAGGATACCCCTCTTCTTTAGCCATTTGATAAAACTTATCTTTTCTGTCGTAGTGCGTCATATCGTCAAACAAAAAATAAGCCCTTGGGCTCTACTAATCGGCATAAAAGTAACATCACTAGCGTTCTCAATAAAAACTTTGCCTGCCAAGGTTTTTAATCTTGAATTTTTAAAAAAGATAGCGCTAATATAAAGCGTCATCTGATCTGTCCGTTATAAAGAAGGTATGGTTATGAAAAGAATGGCTGCCTATCTTACTTTAGGCCTTGTACTTGTAAGCTTCAATGCTCTCGCTACAGGTCAATCCATGCACCGCTCCAAACCGATGGAATCTACAAAAATTTCGGAACCCAAAGATAAAGTTAAGCCTTTACCCTCCAACTTTAAAGACGAAATGCATGAGCTTAACCAAACACTGACCGATATGAACAATAACATTAATAATGTTCAAATTAGCCAAGACTTTAATTTTTCTATTAGCGCCATTCAGGGTGCCAACTTTCGGGTAAGTTTCTAATGCTTGTAGGTCAGGCTGCCGATCACTATCTCCGCTTCCTCACGGTAGAGCGAGGTCTTTCCTCTAAAACAATTGAAGCTTATCGCAATGATCTTAATCTCTTTATCCTTCATCTTACGGCTCATTCTAAGCCAGAACCCTTAGCTCATGACATTACCGATAGTCAGGTGCTGTCTTTTTTACGGAGCCGTAAAAAGGCCGATTTGCGCACCCGTACCTTAGCCCGCAATTTAACCACCCTCCGTAATTTTTTTAAATTTTTAATAAGTGAA containing:
- a CDS encoding serine/threonine protein kinase, which produces MTHMLKVLETLGRYLLVETIASGGMATVYRAKLHGVEGFVKDVAIKKILPHWAENDEFIKMLVDEAKVLVHLNHANIVQVYELNRDDNIYYIVLEFVDGFDLRKITNRLDITRQKIPVPLTLYIIEKICMGLMYAHEKKDGESHGLGIVHRDISPQNILISLDGDVKITDFGISKIMGKAGDTTAGTLKGKFTYMSPEQAQGHPVDPRSDIFSLGIIFYELVTGHRLFKGINDIEILNAVRNCAIEHKYLDEAGIDDKLKSIILKTLAQNPDDRYASVRLLYRDLREYQFEKRYVSTSLEVKYFLQDLFGAELLEKTKKHREESRSTVIHDLTRLDVADVSRKTRVLVKSNLSDPSEAQDKPGRLSWKKEAIVAAGVLLVALLSVWHFFKKVPPALPETAAVVPPLIAAPAVERPEPKVPKPVFNARVLVTVEPASASVELTQGKEKIKLTPGQWVTLEKLTDNQEYTLSVFHPEYKSRQEKIVLNATQNEIQKTYTLEKLETGFITVSALPWGKVFLGGVIRGSSTPLRSQKVPVGTHTLSIASPDGKIKSSTRVSISKAKSVRCQVNFSQKTEDKKAPAILCQDS
- a CDS encoding RlmE family RNA methyltransferase, producing the protein MTHYDRKDKFYQMAKEEGYPSRAAYKLIELNKKYRILKTGNSIIDLGCAPGGWLKVLNDAPLFKVQGVVKVVGVDYAPITFTPRQEVAYIQGDFTKKEVREQTLKTLGGKAHWVISDMAPKLTGIKFKDMADSYELVRIALDFAFLALQKGGGFICKIFPGPDAVEIIRDMKRNFERFTQVNLDSTRKTSDETYLVTQGFKGRKD